From Carettochelys insculpta isolate YL-2023 chromosome 3, ASM3395843v1, whole genome shotgun sequence, a single genomic window includes:
- the ACYP2 gene encoding acylphosphatase-2 isoform X2, giving the protein MSGLAKVSGVLKSVDYEVFGRVQGVCFRMYTEDEARKMGVVGWVKNTRQGTVTGQVQGPEDKVNAITDCCLLGFMKSCNMQEQKLHPLKAALLKEVLAE; this is encoded by the exons ATGTCCGGCCTCGCTAAGGTCTCCGGCGTCCTCAAGTCGGTGGACTATGAAGTCTTCGGCCGGGTGCAGG gtgtttGTTTCAGAATG TATACAGAAGATGAAGCTAGGAAAATGGGAGTAGTTGGCTGGGTTAAAAATACCAGACAAGGGACTGTTACTGGCCAAGTTCAGGGCCCAGAAGATAAAGTAAATGCAAT AACAGACTGTTGTTTGCTGGGATTTATGAAGAGCTGCAATATGCAAGAGCAAAAGCTGCATCCCCTTAAGGCGGCACTATTGAAA